Part of the Vicia villosa cultivar HV-30 ecotype Madison, WI unplaced genomic scaffold, Vvil1.0 ctg.005108F_1_1, whole genome shotgun sequence genome is shown below.
TGAAgaacatcatatttacatttcaTGTTATTTGTTCAATGCAAAATTATATTTTAAGTCAAAAGTCATGTTATTTATGCATTtactttatttcattttaaagtcatttacttattgcaatttacattagaaagttgtatatattcacaaACTAGAAAAATTATTGAATATGAATCGAATCATTGAAACACTATTTGattatgtcctaggatcaatctagtcgatcctgcgagtaacttgattgtttaaacactttggaggactagcggttgtttgtcagaaatcactggtaaacaaATTGGCCCGCCAAGTGGGACCATGTCATATTGTTATTGTCAAGTGTTTTTCATTTCAATTAGTTTGTAGAATTAGTGATTTCGTTGCCGTCTgtgttgtatgaaccttaggactGGTAAAATTTTCGACAATAACCAACCAATACCTAAGAAGAAATATACTAAAAGAATGGATCACAACACCAACAAAGGGGGACAATAGGATCCTCCACAGGGATCGGGAAATAACACTGCTAGTGCAACAGGCACTATAGGTCCCAATTCCCAATCACAGGCCATGTCTGCGCCGACGCACTCAGTGGGCGTAACTGGTTCAATACCTGGATCTATAGGAACGATCCAGTGAAATAATTCAAAATCCATTGCCGCTACAACCACGACAGCCATCCCGTCGAATGCACAAGTGAGCCAGATACCACCATTTGGTACTCAggggatgaaggatagaaaaacacttagaaaggggggggggggggtttgaataagtgtagtctaaaaacttgagcgataaaaacaaattgcacagttatttttatcctggttcattgttaactaaactactccagtccacccccttggagtgatttacctcacttgaggatttaatccactaatctcaacagattacaatggttttccacttagtccgcgactaagtcttctagagtatcctgatcacaacctgatcactccaggaacaattgcgtagacacaagctaagactttctagagtatcctgaccaccacgtgatcactctagttacaactgcttagacacaagctaagacttcctagagtatcctgatcacacttgatcactctagttacttacaaattaatgtaatcaattctaagagtattacaatgcttctgaaaagctataatcacaacagtgatatttctcttaaagtttaagcttaatctgactaatgtattacaacagcaatgtagtgagctttgatgaagatgaagtttgtgagctttgatttgaacagcgtttcagcaagtttgtattcacagaatttgtcagaatcggtaaccttgcttctcatcagaacttcatatttataggcacttgagaagatgaccgttgggagcatttaatgctttgcgtattccgtacagcattgcatttaatgtttcactcttttgtcaactacctcgagccttgtttacgctgtgtctactgacgttgcctttaatagcttctaaagttccttttgtcagtcagcgtagcctgccatcttgtacttgcttctgatctgatgtttgtgtatacaacgtttgaatatcatcagagtcaaacagcttggtgcagagcatcttcttgtcttctgaccttgaagttcttctaagcgtgataccatgagaacttcagtgcttctggtctcaagttcttttgatgcttccatagacccatgttctgattctgcttgaccatcttctgatgtcttgccagaccatgttctgatgttgcatgctgaaccttctgagtcaaagcttctgagcgctgatttgtgcatactctttatatatttcctgaaagggaaattgcaatgtattagagtaccacattatctcattcaaaattcatatccttgttatcatcaaaactaagaatattgatcagaacaaatcttgttctaacaggggaCACCCCCTTTGAACCAAGGAATCGAAACCCAGAGACAATGGAGAGAGCAACCTTTTGGGATGCCATATTCTTACATGGCAGGTTTAAGTATTAGTATAACTGTTTATACAGCACCCAATATGTCAGCTTTTTCCCCATTCCAAAATTCTGGTTCTGGTGTGAACAATGTGGGAAAAAATGTCCAAAGCCAGAATATCATACCCACATTAACAATgaataatcaagcagcattccgacaataAATGGACGCCAATAATCAAGATATGGTAGGGTTATTGGCTAAAGAAATGAATGCTATCTTTTCTCCTTTAATACAAAACATTAACAGAACCAATCAAGATAACTCTGAAACATGTCAACAATTATCAGTACAGATGGGTTGAATAGCAAACTTTTTAGGCGCTCCGGAGACCTCGGTGCGTCGAAGGACAAACCAAATAGTCATTCAAGAGGATGAACCAACCATAAATCAAGTTCGACCACCAAGACCACCCCCTGAAACGGAACCCTTGAGGACAGGATTAGAACAATAACCAGTTCGACAAGAGATCCCTGAAGAACAACCTAGGAGGGTAGTGATGGTTAATAGAAACCAAACTGCTGACGAAGTGATTCACAGGGTTAGACAAATTAACCAGATGGAGACTAATTTGACTGCTATGATAGAGAGGATCATGGCCCAAAATGGTCTGAACACCGAACTTCGAaggccaaattatacatcccctttAACAGATTATGTTTTACAAACTGAATTTCCCAGGGGTTGCAAGATCCCTAAGTTTACCAAAttttcaggggatactagtgaatctACCAAAGAGCACATAGCCAAGAATATGACAAAGGCTGGAGATTTGGCAAACAATGAGGATCTGAGGATGAAGTATTTCCCCAGTTCTCTAATCAAGAACGCTTCACATGGTTCACAACACTACCACCAAATTCTCTAGATACTTGGCCTCAGTTAGAGaggttattccatgaacaattctatatgggtcaaaccaagataagtctcaaagaattggccagtattaaaAGGAAATTTACTGAAcctataaaatattatctgaataggTTTTGTTTGTTAAAAGCTAGATGCTTTACAGTGGTGTCTGAACAccaattagtcgaaatggccgcTGGAGGTTTAGATTACTCTATCAGGAAGAAATTTGACACTCAATATATgcgagatatggcccaattggctgaTAGGGTTGCCTACGTCGAAGTACACGAAGGAGAACCCGAGATCTTCGAGGACCAATATGGTTTTGAAGACTATGAAGTAGATCTAGCCGAATTAAAGGAAGCAGGCCCCTATACCTGCAAGATGATCACACCATCGAACGGAAAAAATCCCGTTGAAATTGAAAAGAATGATAAGTTTCCTAAGAAAACATACACATTCTCCATAactaaatgtgatgaaatatttgatttgcttgtAAAAGTTGGCCAAAATGGTTTTGCCTCCTAACATTAAAATTTATCCGTTAGagcaacggaagaagagaggctaCTGTAAATA
Proteins encoded:
- the LOC131642484 gene encoding uncharacterized protein LOC131642484, which gives rise to MVNRNQTADEVIHRVRQINQMETNLTAMIERIMAQNGLNTELRRPNYTSPLTDYVLQTEFPRGCKIPKFTKFSGDTSESTKEHIAKNMTKAGDLANNEDLRMKFCLLKARCFTVVSEHQLVEMAAGGLDYSIRKKFDTQYMRDMAQLADRVAYVEVHEGEPEIFEDQYGFEDYEVDLAELKEAGPYTCKMITPSNGKNPVEIEKNDKFPKKTYTFSITKCDEIFDLLVKVGQNGFAS